One Prinia subflava isolate CZ2003 ecotype Zambia chromosome 8, Cam_Psub_1.2, whole genome shotgun sequence DNA window includes the following coding sequences:
- the SSH2 gene encoding protein phosphatase Slingshot homolog 2 isoform X3, with translation MGVEEADSGEEECRSQPRSISESFLTVKGAALFLPRGNGSSTPRISHRRNKHAGDLQQHLQAMFILLRPEDNIRLAVRLESTYQNRTRYMVVVSTNGRQDTEESIVLGMDFSSNDSSTCTMGLVLPLWSDTLIHLDGDGGFSVSTDNRVHIFKPVSVQAMWSALQSLHKACEVARSNNYYPGSLFLTWVSYYESHINSDQSSVNEWNAMQDVQSHRPDSPALFTDVPTERERTERLIKTKLREIMMQKDLENITSKEIRTELEMQMVCNLREFKEFIDNEMIVILGQMDSPTQIFDHVFLGSEWNASNLEDLQNRGVRYILNVTREIDNFFPGLFEYHNIRVYDEEATDLLAYWNDTYKFISKAKKNGSKCLVHCKMGVSRSASTVIAYAMKEYGWNLDRAYDYVKERRTVTKPNPSFMRQLEEYQGILLASKQRHNKLWRSHSDSDLSDHHEPICKAGLELNKKEITTSADQISEAKTNDNQQPMSPMYSAELDREQQLPEDANMIEDVCVKERRIHLEFTCRDFHAEQMEDKLNLNNINGCTAGCCVDSVPPDNCRASEALMQLQHPLEITQFPDLTVDDLEKDALKPDMNVHLVPMEEFTSCLKDFPQSPNQNSPGLQQNPQPEVTDLSTDRIDFFSALEKFVELSQESRSRTCSHSRPEEQGTGRNGVSRVPVLEVPPAADGSADARRNSPGNSPQASDDSSTDEEQQKEVPELPGAGHLTRSHSENAISVKEIITEIESINQGAGPAQQKEGSANLSQTPKRNTVHDLPVEVIWASEKLEQSEGACAGHQEKEKDPLPTEQEEAPSLQLSSGKSDLEESSSGGEQQEPRGSINPEPKWCPGSVRRATLEFEERLRQEQEQQHTAPACTLLTRKNSRNDSPASELLPRGKSEEPPLELALQGDKAQGVGAEELLLPPGAEQPVGTHLPAPLGPPAQEPLPAERSTGREGAAQEHRTVVSFDGTEEPSLPSLLPKRIEIIEYTLTVKPAEQRPDTSCEQGGLATATPSLDENLNPSTCLEKAPADPSPPEHAVHRQAALAVGSPSEEGSGVSAHLGAAPPSAQVTCPPSASLERSPYPCVIHLEGVTEQSTGTEDEPVTPCGTERDATLPFRDGPKPLCGAGAGISRQLSSEDFTRQRAENMDLLDISFLCYSLPHSSSSLSVEERSSSPRPVKQRAKEIEARIRHAGLTRPSHMKRSASLAKLDCLDLSKDDLHDRESASSNANPVLLTCVALGQGSCGGRLERGSESVCGKHRLSSPEPTKHFVEQLRTAECIAQSKPVERPLAQYAKECSSSQQSLCSSTDPTWTSSGEGPPLLQVQVLDSLSPPSQALAVAPRQQHGRTHPLRRLKKTNDKKRTTNPLYNTM, from the exons CATCAGTGAAAGCTTCCTCACTGTGAAAGGTGCAGCTCTCTTCCTGCCACGAGGAAATGGGTCATCCACTCCCAGGATCAGTCACAGGCGCAACAAACATGCAG GGGatctccagcagcacctgcaggccATGTTCATCCTGCTCCGCCCAGAAGACAACATCAGACTG gctgtAAGACTGGAAAGTACCTACCAGAACCGCACTAGATACATGGTGGTGGTGTCCACCAACGGCAGACAAGACACAGAGGAGAGCATCGTCCTGGGAATGGATTTCTCTTCCAATGACAG TAGCACTTGTACGATGGGCTTGGTGCTGCCACTCTGGAGTGACACCTTGATCCACCTGGATGGAGATGG AGGGTTCAGTGTATCAACAGATAACAGGGTGCACATATTCAAGCCTGTGTCTGTACAAGCAATGTG GTCTGCTCTGCAGAGTTTGCATAAGGCTTGTGAAGTGGCACGGAGCAACAATTACTATCCAGGGAGTCTCTTCCTCACGTGGGTCAGTTACTATGAGAGCCACATCAACTCGGACCAGTCGTCGGTCAACGAGTGGAACGCCATGCAGGATGTGCAGTCCCACCGGCCCGACTCGCCCGCCCTCTTCACAGATGT CCCAACTGAGCGGGAACGCACGGAACGGCTGATTAAGACCAAGTTAAGGGAGATCATGATGCAGAAAGATTTGGAGAACATCACCTCGAAAGAG ATACgcacagagctggagatgcAGATGGTGTGTAACCTGCGGGAGTTCAAAGAGTTCATTGACAACGAGATGATCGTGATCCTTGGGCAGATGGACAGCCCCACACAGATATTTGATCATGTCTTTTTG ggctcagaaTGGAATGCCTCCAATCTGGAAGATTTGCAGAACAGAGG GGTACGGTACATTTTGAATGTGACTCGAGAAATAGATAATTTCTTCCCTGGGCTCTTTGAATACCACAATATCCGGGTTTATGATGAAGAAGCTACTGATCTTCTGGCTTACTGGAATGATACCTACAAATTCATCTCCAAGGCAAA GAAAAATGGTTCTAAGTGCCTGGTGCACTGCAAGATGGGAGTGAGCCGCTCGGCATCCACGGTGATTGCCTATGCCATGAAGGAGTACGGCTGGAACCTGGACAGGGCGTACGACTACGTGAAGGAGCGGCGCACCGTCACCAAGCCCAACCCCAGCTTCATGCGGCAGCTGGAGGAGTACCAAGGGATCCTGCTGGCCAG CAAACAGCGGCACAACAAACTGTGGCGCTCGCACTCGGACAGCGACCTCTCGGATCACCACGAGCCCATCtgcaaggctgggctggagctgaaCAAAAAGGAGATCACCACCTCAGCTGACCAGATCTCAGAGGCCAAGACCAACGACAACCAGCAGCCCATGTCTCCCATGTACTCAGCTGAGctggacagggagcagcagctcccagaggacGCAAACATGATTGAGGACGTGTGTGTGAAGGAGAGAAGGATCCACTTAGAGTTCACTTGCAGAGACTTCCACGCTGAGCAGATGGAGGACAAGCTGAACCTGAACAATATCAATGGCTGTACTGCAGGGTGTTGTGTAGACTCTGTCCCCCCTGACAACTGCCGTGCTTCTGAGGCCTTaatgcagctccagcacccctTGGAAATAACGCAGTTTCCTGACCTGACAGTGGACGATCTAGAAAAAGATGCCCTTAAGCCTGATATGAATGTGCACTTGGTTCCCATGGAAGAATTCACTTCATGCTTAAAAGACTTCCCCCAGTCCCCAAACCAAAATTCCCCAGGTCTCCAACAGAACCCTCAGCCCGAAGTGACAGACCTCAGCACAGACAGGATTGATTTCTTCAGTGCTTTGGAGAAATTCGTGGAGCTCTCCCAGGAGAGCCGGTCACGCacctgctcccattccaggccagaggagcagggaacTGGGAGGAATGGGGTCTCCAGGGTGCCCGTGCTGGAAGTGCCACCTGCTGCAGATGGGAGTGCAGATGCTCGAAGGAACAGCCCTGGAAACTCTCCTCAGGCATCAGATGACTCTTCCACAGATGAAGAGCAACAAAAG GAGGTCCCTGAGCTGCCTGGTGCAGGTCATCTCACAAGATCCCACTCGGAAAATGCCATTTCTGTGAAGGAAATTATCACAGAGATCGAGTCAATCAACCAGGGAGCAGGACCTGCCCAGCAGAAAGAGGGTTCAGCCAATCTCAGCCAGACACCAAAGAGGAACACGGTGCATGACCTGCCAGTGGAGGTGATTTGGGCATCAGAAAAGTTGGAACAGAGTGAAGGAGCCTGTGCTGGAcaccaggaaaaggagaaggaccCTCTGCCAACAGAGCAGGAAGAAGCCCCATCTCTGCAGCTGTCTTCTGGTAAATCAGACCTGGAGGAAAGCAGCtctggtggggagcagcaggagcctcgTGGCTCCATCAACCCTGAGCCCAAGTGGTGCCCGGGCTCCGTCCGGCGAGCCACGCTGGAGTTCGAGGAGCGcttgaggcaggagcaggagcagcagcacacggCCCCAGCCTGCACTTTACTGACCCGCAAGAACTCCAGGAACGACTCTCCTGCCTCCGAGCTCCTGCCACGAGGGAAGAGCGAGGAGCCGCCCCtggagctggctctgcagggggaCAAGGCTCAGGGTGTgggtgctgaggagctgctgctgcctcccggggcagagcagcctgtgggCACACACCTGCCCGCACCCCTCGgcccccctgcccaggagcCCCTGCCCGCAGAGCGCAGCACAGGGcgggagggagcagcacaggagcacaggACAGTGGTCTCGTTTGATGGGACGGAGgagccatccctgccctccctcctcccaaagAGAATCGAAATCATTGAGTACACCCTCACGGTCAAGCCTGCAGAGCAGCGCCCCGATACAAGCTGTGAGCAGGGCGGGCTGGCCACGGCCACCCCGTCTTTAGATGAAAACTTGAACCCCTCGACGTGCTTGGAGAAGGCTCCGGCGGATCCCTCGCCGCCGGAGCACGCGGTACACAGGCAGGCCGCCCTCGCCGTGGGCAGCCCCAGTGAGGAAGGCAGTGGGGTATCTGCTCACCTCggtgctgctcctccctctgcccaggTGACCTGTCCACCCTCAGCCAGCCTCGAGCGCTCTCCCTACCCCTGCGTCATTCACCTGGAAGGTGTCACcgagcagagcacaggcacagaggaTGAGCCGGTCACGCCCTGTGGCACCGAGAGAGACGCGACTCTCCCATTCAGGGACGGTCCCAAACCTCTCTGCGGGGCTGGTGCTGGCATCTCgaggcagctgagcagcgagGACTTCACCAGGCAGCGTGCTGAGAACATGGACCTTCTGGACATCTCGTTCCTGTGTTACAGCCTCcctcacagctccagcagcctcagTGTGGAGGAgcgctccagcagccccaggccgGTCAAGCAGCGAGCGAAGGAAATAGAGGCTCGGATCCGGCACGCGGGGCTCACCAGACCCTCCCACATGAAGCGCTCGGCATCCCTGGCCAAACTGGACTGCCTGGACCTCTCCAAGGACGACCTACATGACAGGGAGTCGGCCTCTTCCAATGCCAACCCGGTGCTTCTCACCTGCGTTGCCCTCGGTCAAGGCTCTTGTGGGGGGAGGTTGGAGAGGGGCTCGGAGAGCGTGTGTGGGAAGCATCGCCTCTCCTCCCCAGAGCCCACCAAGCATTTTGTGGAACAGCTCAGAACAGCCGAGTGCATTGCCCAGAGCAAGCCGGTGGAGAGGCCGCTGGCTCAGTACGCCAAAgagtgcagctccagccagcagagTTTGTGTTCCAGCACAGATCCAACGTGGACTAGCTCCGGAGAGGGCCCTCCGCTGCTCCAGGTGCAGGTCCTGGACTCCTTGTCTCCTCCATCTCAAGCTCTGGCTGTGGCCCCACGGCAGCAGCACGGGAGAACTCATCCTCTGAGGAGGCTCAAAAAGACCAATGACAAAAAGCGGACAACCAATCCCCTCTATAACACGATGTGA
- the SSH2 gene encoding protein phosphatase Slingshot homolog 2 isoform X1, which translates to MALVTVQRSPTPSATSSPCASEADSGEEECRSQPRSISESFLTVKGAALFLPRGNGSSTPRISHRRNKHAGDLQQHLQAMFILLRPEDNIRLAVRLESTYQNRTRYMVVVSTNGRQDTEESIVLGMDFSSNDSSTCTMGLVLPLWSDTLIHLDGDGGFSVSTDNRVHIFKPVSVQAMWSALQSLHKACEVARSNNYYPGSLFLTWVSYYESHINSDQSSVNEWNAMQDVQSHRPDSPALFTDVPTERERTERLIKTKLREIMMQKDLENITSKEIRTELEMQMVCNLREFKEFIDNEMIVILGQMDSPTQIFDHVFLGSEWNASNLEDLQNRGVRYILNVTREIDNFFPGLFEYHNIRVYDEEATDLLAYWNDTYKFISKAKKNGSKCLVHCKMGVSRSASTVIAYAMKEYGWNLDRAYDYVKERRTVTKPNPSFMRQLEEYQGILLASKQRHNKLWRSHSDSDLSDHHEPICKAGLELNKKEITTSADQISEAKTNDNQQPMSPMYSAELDREQQLPEDANMIEDVCVKERRIHLEFTCRDFHAEQMEDKLNLNNINGCTAGCCVDSVPPDNCRASEALMQLQHPLEITQFPDLTVDDLEKDALKPDMNVHLVPMEEFTSCLKDFPQSPNQNSPGLQQNPQPEVTDLSTDRIDFFSALEKFVELSQESRSRTCSHSRPEEQGTGRNGVSRVPVLEVPPAADGSADARRNSPGNSPQASDDSSTDEEQQKEVPELPGAGHLTRSHSENAISVKEIITEIESINQGAGPAQQKEGSANLSQTPKRNTVHDLPVEVIWASEKLEQSEGACAGHQEKEKDPLPTEQEEAPSLQLSSGKSDLEESSSGGEQQEPRGSINPEPKWCPGSVRRATLEFEERLRQEQEQQHTAPACTLLTRKNSRNDSPASELLPRGKSEEPPLELALQGDKAQGVGAEELLLPPGAEQPVGTHLPAPLGPPAQEPLPAERSTGREGAAQEHRTVVSFDGTEEPSLPSLLPKRIEIIEYTLTVKPAEQRPDTSCEQGGLATATPSLDENLNPSTCLEKAPADPSPPEHAVHRQAALAVGSPSEEGSGVSAHLGAAPPSAQVTCPPSASLERSPYPCVIHLEGVTEQSTGTEDEPVTPCGTERDATLPFRDGPKPLCGAGAGISRQLSSEDFTRQRAENMDLLDISFLCYSLPHSSSSLSVEERSSSPRPVKQRAKEIEARIRHAGLTRPSHMKRSASLAKLDCLDLSKDDLHDRESASSNANPVLLTCVALGQGSCGGRLERGSESVCGKHRLSSPEPTKHFVEQLRTAECIAQSKPVERPLAQYAKECSSSQQSLCSSTDPTWTSSGEGPPLLQVQVLDSLSPPSQALAVAPRQQHGRTHPLRRLKKTNDKKRTTNPLYNTM; encoded by the exons CATCAGTGAAAGCTTCCTCACTGTGAAAGGTGCAGCTCTCTTCCTGCCACGAGGAAATGGGTCATCCACTCCCAGGATCAGTCACAGGCGCAACAAACATGCAG GGGatctccagcagcacctgcaggccATGTTCATCCTGCTCCGCCCAGAAGACAACATCAGACTG gctgtAAGACTGGAAAGTACCTACCAGAACCGCACTAGATACATGGTGGTGGTGTCCACCAACGGCAGACAAGACACAGAGGAGAGCATCGTCCTGGGAATGGATTTCTCTTCCAATGACAG TAGCACTTGTACGATGGGCTTGGTGCTGCCACTCTGGAGTGACACCTTGATCCACCTGGATGGAGATGG AGGGTTCAGTGTATCAACAGATAACAGGGTGCACATATTCAAGCCTGTGTCTGTACAAGCAATGTG GTCTGCTCTGCAGAGTTTGCATAAGGCTTGTGAAGTGGCACGGAGCAACAATTACTATCCAGGGAGTCTCTTCCTCACGTGGGTCAGTTACTATGAGAGCCACATCAACTCGGACCAGTCGTCGGTCAACGAGTGGAACGCCATGCAGGATGTGCAGTCCCACCGGCCCGACTCGCCCGCCCTCTTCACAGATGT CCCAACTGAGCGGGAACGCACGGAACGGCTGATTAAGACCAAGTTAAGGGAGATCATGATGCAGAAAGATTTGGAGAACATCACCTCGAAAGAG ATACgcacagagctggagatgcAGATGGTGTGTAACCTGCGGGAGTTCAAAGAGTTCATTGACAACGAGATGATCGTGATCCTTGGGCAGATGGACAGCCCCACACAGATATTTGATCATGTCTTTTTG ggctcagaaTGGAATGCCTCCAATCTGGAAGATTTGCAGAACAGAGG GGTACGGTACATTTTGAATGTGACTCGAGAAATAGATAATTTCTTCCCTGGGCTCTTTGAATACCACAATATCCGGGTTTATGATGAAGAAGCTACTGATCTTCTGGCTTACTGGAATGATACCTACAAATTCATCTCCAAGGCAAA GAAAAATGGTTCTAAGTGCCTGGTGCACTGCAAGATGGGAGTGAGCCGCTCGGCATCCACGGTGATTGCCTATGCCATGAAGGAGTACGGCTGGAACCTGGACAGGGCGTACGACTACGTGAAGGAGCGGCGCACCGTCACCAAGCCCAACCCCAGCTTCATGCGGCAGCTGGAGGAGTACCAAGGGATCCTGCTGGCCAG CAAACAGCGGCACAACAAACTGTGGCGCTCGCACTCGGACAGCGACCTCTCGGATCACCACGAGCCCATCtgcaaggctgggctggagctgaaCAAAAAGGAGATCACCACCTCAGCTGACCAGATCTCAGAGGCCAAGACCAACGACAACCAGCAGCCCATGTCTCCCATGTACTCAGCTGAGctggacagggagcagcagctcccagaggacGCAAACATGATTGAGGACGTGTGTGTGAAGGAGAGAAGGATCCACTTAGAGTTCACTTGCAGAGACTTCCACGCTGAGCAGATGGAGGACAAGCTGAACCTGAACAATATCAATGGCTGTACTGCAGGGTGTTGTGTAGACTCTGTCCCCCCTGACAACTGCCGTGCTTCTGAGGCCTTaatgcagctccagcacccctTGGAAATAACGCAGTTTCCTGACCTGACAGTGGACGATCTAGAAAAAGATGCCCTTAAGCCTGATATGAATGTGCACTTGGTTCCCATGGAAGAATTCACTTCATGCTTAAAAGACTTCCCCCAGTCCCCAAACCAAAATTCCCCAGGTCTCCAACAGAACCCTCAGCCCGAAGTGACAGACCTCAGCACAGACAGGATTGATTTCTTCAGTGCTTTGGAGAAATTCGTGGAGCTCTCCCAGGAGAGCCGGTCACGCacctgctcccattccaggccagaggagcagggaacTGGGAGGAATGGGGTCTCCAGGGTGCCCGTGCTGGAAGTGCCACCTGCTGCAGATGGGAGTGCAGATGCTCGAAGGAACAGCCCTGGAAACTCTCCTCAGGCATCAGATGACTCTTCCACAGATGAAGAGCAACAAAAG GAGGTCCCTGAGCTGCCTGGTGCAGGTCATCTCACAAGATCCCACTCGGAAAATGCCATTTCTGTGAAGGAAATTATCACAGAGATCGAGTCAATCAACCAGGGAGCAGGACCTGCCCAGCAGAAAGAGGGTTCAGCCAATCTCAGCCAGACACCAAAGAGGAACACGGTGCATGACCTGCCAGTGGAGGTGATTTGGGCATCAGAAAAGTTGGAACAGAGTGAAGGAGCCTGTGCTGGAcaccaggaaaaggagaaggaccCTCTGCCAACAGAGCAGGAAGAAGCCCCATCTCTGCAGCTGTCTTCTGGTAAATCAGACCTGGAGGAAAGCAGCtctggtggggagcagcaggagcctcgTGGCTCCATCAACCCTGAGCCCAAGTGGTGCCCGGGCTCCGTCCGGCGAGCCACGCTGGAGTTCGAGGAGCGcttgaggcaggagcaggagcagcagcacacggCCCCAGCCTGCACTTTACTGACCCGCAAGAACTCCAGGAACGACTCTCCTGCCTCCGAGCTCCTGCCACGAGGGAAGAGCGAGGAGCCGCCCCtggagctggctctgcagggggaCAAGGCTCAGGGTGTgggtgctgaggagctgctgctgcctcccggggcagagcagcctgtgggCACACACCTGCCCGCACCCCTCGgcccccctgcccaggagcCCCTGCCCGCAGAGCGCAGCACAGGGcgggagggagcagcacaggagcacaggACAGTGGTCTCGTTTGATGGGACGGAGgagccatccctgccctccctcctcccaaagAGAATCGAAATCATTGAGTACACCCTCACGGTCAAGCCTGCAGAGCAGCGCCCCGATACAAGCTGTGAGCAGGGCGGGCTGGCCACGGCCACCCCGTCTTTAGATGAAAACTTGAACCCCTCGACGTGCTTGGAGAAGGCTCCGGCGGATCCCTCGCCGCCGGAGCACGCGGTACACAGGCAGGCCGCCCTCGCCGTGGGCAGCCCCAGTGAGGAAGGCAGTGGGGTATCTGCTCACCTCggtgctgctcctccctctgcccaggTGACCTGTCCACCCTCAGCCAGCCTCGAGCGCTCTCCCTACCCCTGCGTCATTCACCTGGAAGGTGTCACcgagcagagcacaggcacagaggaTGAGCCGGTCACGCCCTGTGGCACCGAGAGAGACGCGACTCTCCCATTCAGGGACGGTCCCAAACCTCTCTGCGGGGCTGGTGCTGGCATCTCgaggcagctgagcagcgagGACTTCACCAGGCAGCGTGCTGAGAACATGGACCTTCTGGACATCTCGTTCCTGTGTTACAGCCTCcctcacagctccagcagcctcagTGTGGAGGAgcgctccagcagccccaggccgGTCAAGCAGCGAGCGAAGGAAATAGAGGCTCGGATCCGGCACGCGGGGCTCACCAGACCCTCCCACATGAAGCGCTCGGCATCCCTGGCCAAACTGGACTGCCTGGACCTCTCCAAGGACGACCTACATGACAGGGAGTCGGCCTCTTCCAATGCCAACCCGGTGCTTCTCACCTGCGTTGCCCTCGGTCAAGGCTCTTGTGGGGGGAGGTTGGAGAGGGGCTCGGAGAGCGTGTGTGGGAAGCATCGCCTCTCCTCCCCAGAGCCCACCAAGCATTTTGTGGAACAGCTCAGAACAGCCGAGTGCATTGCCCAGAGCAAGCCGGTGGAGAGGCCGCTGGCTCAGTACGCCAAAgagtgcagctccagccagcagagTTTGTGTTCCAGCACAGATCCAACGTGGACTAGCTCCGGAGAGGGCCCTCCGCTGCTCCAGGTGCAGGTCCTGGACTCCTTGTCTCCTCCATCTCAAGCTCTGGCTGTGGCCCCACGGCAGCAGCACGGGAGAACTCATCCTCTGAGGAGGCTCAAAAAGACCAATGACAAAAAGCGGACAACCAATCCCCTCTATAACACGATGTGA